In the Deinococcus ficus genome, one interval contains:
- a CDS encoding DoxX family protein: MRPNPELALALLRVTTGLLFAWEGAQAIFLTGLNAETAQFTRLGVPLPLLTAPLCATLNLVAGVLLALGLAPRLQAAVLTLLGTALLAFQVQQGGLTSPLLETAAPLLVGGLAVAVGGGGQPSLDHLDRLGARPLAARPTPARPAPRRTR; encoded by the coding sequence ATGCGGCCCAACCCAGAGCTGGCGCTCGCCCTGCTGCGCGTCACCACCGGCCTCCTGTTCGCCTGGGAGGGCGCTCAGGCCATCTTCCTGACCGGCCTGAACGCCGAGACGGCGCAGTTCACGCGCCTGGGGGTGCCCCTGCCCCTGCTCACCGCGCCGCTGTGCGCCACCCTGAACCTGGTCGCCGGGGTCCTGCTGGCCCTGGGCCTCGCGCCGCGCCTGCAGGCCGCGGTCCTGACCTTGCTGGGAACGGCCCTGCTGGCCTTCCAGGTGCAGCAGGGCGGGCTCACCTCTCCCCTGCTGGAAACCGCCGCGCCCCTGCTGGTGGGCGGGCTGGCCGTGGCGGTCGGCGGGGGCGGGCAGCCGTCGCTGGATCACCTGGACCGTCTGGGCGCCCGGCCGCTGGCGGCGCGGCCCACTCCGGCCCGGCCTGCGCCCCGCCGGACCCGCTGA
- a CDS encoding protease complex subunit PrcB family protein, with product MRTILTPALLLGLATLTGCAANGPSGLRIHEALLYGGAQERVVWVYGSLSGGQSSLKLDGQTVELRAQSDASAVPGSLSVNSAATYRTPTRRIAQQLAVARVGAGLFNVTRLDPAVQAVYFTDGTTWRKLNGVNGTVNSVPVRGLEGAGELTDDEAASLGRALGNQGPLAVAVLDTVLLPDGAVSAEPAPLERKRTALYVLPNVPTSSTLNPVPTPTPPATGATVTFTELASGTNATITAAGVQVARTQTEAAALYRAAYGNQSSPPAAPALNGRLLVGVFLGQRSTGGYSVRVRSAAVSGGVLTLRVQVTAPGPGSITTQAITSPWTIVSVAVAFTAVQVLDQDGRPLQRGGVGSDR from the coding sequence ATGAGAACAATCCTGACTCCGGCCCTGCTGCTGGGCCTCGCCACGCTGACCGGCTGCGCCGCGAACGGCCCCAGCGGCCTGCGCATTCACGAGGCGCTGCTGTACGGCGGCGCGCAGGAACGCGTGGTGTGGGTGTACGGCAGCCTCAGCGGCGGGCAGAGCAGCCTGAAACTCGACGGCCAGACCGTGGAACTCCGCGCGCAGTCCGACGCCTCGGCGGTGCCCGGCAGCCTCAGCGTGAACAGCGCCGCCACCTACCGCACCCCCACCCGCCGCATCGCGCAGCAGCTCGCGGTGGCGCGCGTCGGCGCGGGGCTGTTCAACGTCACGCGCCTGGACCCCGCCGTGCAGGCCGTGTACTTCACGGACGGCACCACCTGGCGAAAACTGAACGGCGTGAACGGCACCGTGAACTCCGTGCCCGTCCGCGGCCTGGAAGGCGCCGGGGAACTCACCGACGACGAGGCCGCCAGCCTGGGCCGCGCCCTGGGCAACCAGGGCCCCCTGGCCGTGGCCGTGCTGGACACCGTGCTGCTGCCCGACGGCGCCGTGAGCGCCGAACCCGCCCCGCTGGAACGCAAGCGCACCGCGCTGTACGTGCTGCCCAACGTGCCCACCAGCAGCACCCTGAACCCGGTGCCCACCCCCACGCCCCCCGCCACAGGAGCCACCGTGACCTTCACCGAACTCGCCAGCGGCACCAACGCGACCATCACCGCCGCCGGCGTGCAGGTCGCCCGCACCCAGACGGAAGCGGCCGCCCTGTACCGCGCCGCCTACGGCAACCAGTCCAGCCCGCCCGCTGCCCCGGCCCTGAATGGGCGCCTGCTGGTGGGCGTGTTCCTGGGCCAGCGCTCCACCGGCGGGTACAGCGTGCGCGTCCGCAGCGCGGCCGTCAGCGGCGGCGTCCTGACCCTGCGCGTGCAGGTCACGGCGCCCGGGCCGGGCAGCATCACCACGCAGGCCATCACGTCCCCCTGGACGATCGTGAGCGTGGCCGTGGCCTTCACGGCCGTGCAGGTGCTCGACCAGGACGGCCGGCCGCTGCAGAGGGGCGGCGTCGGCAGCGACCGCTGA
- the recN gene encoding DNA repair protein RecN encodes MTRKARSAPTLTPPAEDRPAAQASPAGPGSPAATAAGLGRLDRLEVRNLATIRELDLGFQGGLSVFTGETGAGKSIIVDALGLLLGARANTDLIRTGEDALLVTGFWQGGPGGEEFSASRRVTQQGRSVARLEGEVVSVRELQEWAQAHLTIHWQHSAVSLLTPANQRQLLDRQVPDAARAYSAAYAAWQDAARRHATLLASERERARQLDLLTFQAQEIAQVAPQPGEEEPLQAELNRLANLDTIAQGAAGALTLLTDGDENAGGFLAEAIRALNASAKYDEASAQLQTELRTALDSLQAVAGELRGVADASAPDPEELARVEARLGALGKLRAKYGPTLEDVLEFHAGVEAELAQLTRDEQDAGTLGEEVAALRAGVDRAGAALDAARRKRGGPLAKELVAVIRELGMPHARLEFHLAPLAEPSAHGLSDVTLHFTANPGEDLAPLADVASGGELSRVMLAISTVLGAETPAVVFDEVDAGIGGSAALAVAAQLGRLARERQVFVVTHLAQIAARADHHYKVEKSVEGGRTVSRVRLLGAEERLEEIARMLSGNTSEAALKHARELLTS; translated from the coding sequence GTGACCCGCAAGGCCCGCTCTGCCCCCACCCTGACCCCCCCGGCCGAGGACCGGCCCGCCGCCCAGGCCTCGCCCGCCGGGCCGGGCAGCCCTGCGGCCACGGCGGCCGGACTGGGCCGGCTGGACCGCCTGGAGGTCCGGAACCTAGCCACTATCCGCGAGCTGGACCTGGGTTTCCAGGGCGGCCTGAGCGTCTTCACGGGCGAGACGGGCGCCGGCAAGAGCATCATCGTGGACGCGCTGGGCCTGCTGCTGGGCGCCCGCGCGAACACCGACCTGATCCGCACCGGCGAGGACGCCCTGCTCGTGACCGGCTTCTGGCAGGGCGGGCCCGGCGGCGAGGAGTTCAGCGCCAGCCGCCGCGTGACGCAGCAGGGCCGCAGCGTCGCCCGGCTGGAGGGCGAGGTGGTCAGCGTGCGCGAGCTGCAGGAGTGGGCGCAGGCGCACCTGACCATCCACTGGCAGCACAGCGCCGTGAGCCTGCTCACGCCCGCCAACCAGCGCCAGCTGCTCGACCGGCAGGTGCCGGACGCCGCCCGCGCGTACAGCGCCGCGTACGCCGCGTGGCAGGACGCCGCCCGGCGGCACGCGACGCTGCTGGCCTCCGAGCGGGAACGGGCGCGGCAGCTGGACCTGCTGACCTTCCAGGCGCAGGAGATCGCGCAGGTCGCCCCGCAGCCCGGCGAGGAAGAACCGCTGCAGGCCGAACTGAACCGCCTGGCGAACCTGGACACCATCGCGCAGGGCGCGGCCGGCGCCCTGACGCTGCTCACCGACGGGGATGAGAACGCCGGCGGCTTCCTGGCCGAGGCGATCCGCGCGCTGAACGCCAGCGCCAAATACGATGAGGCCAGCGCCCAGCTGCAGACGGAACTGCGCACCGCGCTGGACAGCCTGCAGGCGGTGGCCGGCGAGCTGCGCGGCGTGGCCGACGCGAGCGCCCCCGACCCGGAGGAACTCGCGCGGGTCGAGGCGCGCCTGGGCGCCCTCGGCAAACTCCGCGCGAAGTACGGCCCCACCCTGGAGGACGTGCTGGAGTTCCACGCGGGCGTGGAGGCCGAACTCGCACAGCTGACCCGTGACGAGCAGGACGCCGGCACGCTCGGCGAGGAGGTCGCCGCCCTGCGCGCCGGGGTGGACCGCGCCGGAGCCGCCCTGGACGCCGCGCGGCGCAAGCGGGGCGGGCCGCTCGCCAAGGAACTGGTCGCCGTGATCCGTGAACTCGGGATGCCGCACGCCCGGCTGGAGTTTCACCTCGCGCCGCTGGCCGAACCGTCCGCGCACGGCCTGAGCGACGTGACACTGCACTTCACCGCGAACCCCGGCGAGGACCTCGCGCCGCTGGCCGACGTGGCCTCCGGCGGGGAACTTTCGCGCGTGATGCTGGCGATCAGCACCGTGCTGGGCGCCGAGACGCCGGCCGTGGTGTTCGACGAGGTGGACGCCGGGATCGGTGGCAGCGCCGCCCTGGCCGTGGCCGCGCAGCTGGGCCGGCTGGCCCGCGAGCGGCAGGTGTTCGTGGTGACGCACCTCGCGCAGATCGCCGCGCGGGCCGACCACCACTACAAGGTGGAGAAGAGCGTCGAGGGCGGCCGCACCGTCAGCCGCGTGCGTCTGCTCGGTGCCGAGGAGCGCCTGGAGGAGATCGCCCGCATGCTCAGCGGCAACACCTCCGAAGCGGCCCTGAAGCACGCGCGCGAACTGCTGACCTCCTGA
- the pckA gene encoding phosphoenolpyruvate carboxykinase (ATP) — translation MTIQNPVNPVADLGIQNANIHLNPGVDALYAHAIRLGEGVQAATGPLTVRTNKAGRSPKDRFIVEDEKTRGSVWWEGFNVPIQASVFDNLLAKMVQYAEGKELFVQQVYAGTDPEYRIPVRMITEMAYHSLFIRNMFVRPTAEELKTFEADWTVLNIPSFKADPAVDGTRTDTFIIVNFTKKMIIAGGTQYAGENKKGIFGVLNYLLPEKGVMPMHCSANVGEGGDVALFFGLSGTGKTTLSADPGRKLIGDDEHGWTDTGVFNFEGGCYAKVINLNADAEPAIYQTTRNYGTVLENVVLDADGNPDLNDGSLTENTRSAYPIDQIPNIQPGSVGGIPKNVVFLTADAYGVLPPISRLSPEQMMYQFISGFTAKIPGTEEGVKEPSPTFSTCFGAPFMPRHPGEYAKLLAQKVQESGAKVWLVNTGWTGGKYGEGHRMSIKHTRALLNAALNGELDDVEFVRDPFFNLEIPTSVPGVPQDVLNPRDAWADKAAYDETAKKLARMFRENFKRFEAGVDQKVTDSMPNPDA, via the coding sequence ATGACGATCCAGAACCCCGTCAACCCGGTCGCCGATCTCGGCATCCAGAACGCCAACATCCACCTCAATCCCGGCGTGGACGCGCTGTACGCCCACGCCATCCGCCTGGGCGAGGGCGTGCAGGCCGCCACCGGCCCCCTGACCGTCCGCACCAACAAGGCCGGCCGCAGCCCCAAGGACCGCTTCATCGTCGAGGACGAGAAGACCAGGGGCAGCGTGTGGTGGGAAGGCTTCAACGTGCCGATCCAGGCCAGCGTGTTCGACAACCTGCTGGCGAAGATGGTCCAGTACGCCGAGGGCAAGGAACTGTTCGTGCAGCAGGTCTACGCCGGCACCGACCCCGAGTACCGCATCCCCGTGCGCATGATCACGGAAATGGCGTACCACTCGCTGTTCATCCGCAACATGTTCGTGCGCCCCACCGCCGAGGAACTGAAGACCTTCGAAGCCGACTGGACGGTCCTGAACATCCCCAGCTTCAAGGCCGACCCGGCCGTGGACGGCACCCGCACCGACACCTTCATCATCGTGAACTTCACGAAGAAGATGATCATCGCGGGCGGCACGCAGTACGCCGGCGAGAACAAGAAGGGCATCTTCGGCGTGCTGAACTACCTCCTGCCGGAAAAAGGCGTCATGCCCATGCACTGCTCCGCGAACGTGGGCGAGGGCGGCGACGTGGCCCTGTTCTTCGGCCTGAGCGGCACCGGCAAGACCACCCTCTCCGCGGACCCCGGCCGCAAGCTCATCGGGGACGACGAGCACGGCTGGACCGACACCGGCGTGTTCAACTTCGAGGGCGGCTGCTACGCCAAGGTCATCAACCTCAACGCCGACGCCGAACCCGCCATCTACCAGACCACCCGCAACTACGGCACCGTGCTGGAAAACGTGGTGCTGGACGCGGACGGCAACCCGGACCTGAACGACGGCAGCCTCACCGAGAACACCCGCAGCGCCTACCCCATCGACCAGATTCCCAACATTCAGCCCGGCAGCGTGGGCGGCATTCCCAAGAACGTGGTGTTCCTGACCGCCGACGCGTACGGCGTGCTCCCGCCCATCTCCCGCCTGAGCCCCGAGCAGATGATGTACCAGTTCATCAGCGGCTTCACCGCGAAGATCCCCGGCACGGAAGAAGGCGTGAAGGAACCCAGCCCCACCTTCAGCACCTGCTTCGGCGCGCCCTTCATGCCCCGCCACCCCGGCGAGTACGCCAAGCTCCTGGCGCAGAAGGTGCAGGAGTCCGGCGCGAAGGTGTGGCTGGTGAACACCGGCTGGACCGGCGGCAAGTACGGCGAGGGCCACCGCATGAGCATCAAGCACACCCGCGCCCTGTTGAACGCCGCGCTGAACGGTGAACTGGACGACGTGGAGTTCGTGCGTGACCCCTTCTTCAACCTGGAGATTCCCACCAGCGTGCCCGGCGTGCCGCAGGACGTCCTGAACCCCCGCGACGCCTGGGCCGACAAGGCCGCCTACGACGAGACCGCGAAGAAACTCGCGCGGATGTTCCGCGAGAACTTCAAGCGCTTCGAGGCCGGCGTGGACCAGAAGGTCACCGACAGCATGCCCAACCCCGACGCGTAA
- a CDS encoding glycine-rich domain-containing protein: MTVPTPTERHADVSPGLDPHTREVILAWPFPPAMLDRLAQEHRWTPDFTGRALTEYRRFLVLALTSPTPVTPSRTVDEVWHTHLTFTRDYWEALTPQLPRPLHHDPGSGDPGDPQRYAAQYTATLVLYEETFGAPPPADLWPTASPAPASQPSPPPVRPERRPLAPPLRAGLAAGTALIALLLFGLPLAASAVLGGVVFAVSGLLPASGGVARGRQDPALAGAGGSSGTFWGSDPDSCDPSGSDGGCGDGGSSCGSSCGGGGCSS; encoded by the coding sequence ATGACCGTCCCCACCCCCACCGAACGTCACGCCGATGTCAGCCCAGGCCTGGACCCGCACACCCGCGAGGTCATCCTGGCGTGGCCCTTCCCGCCCGCCATGCTCGACCGGCTCGCGCAGGAGCACCGCTGGACGCCCGACTTCACAGGGCGCGCCCTGACCGAGTACCGCCGCTTCCTGGTGCTCGCCCTGACCAGCCCCACCCCGGTCACGCCGTCCCGGACGGTGGACGAGGTCTGGCACACCCACCTGACCTTCACCCGCGACTACTGGGAGGCCCTGACGCCCCAGTTGCCCCGCCCGCTGCACCACGACCCGGGCAGCGGAGACCCCGGCGACCCGCAGCGGTACGCCGCTCAGTACACCGCCACCCTGGTCCTGTACGAGGAGACCTTCGGCGCCCCGCCCCCTGCGGACCTGTGGCCGACCGCCTCCCCTGCCCCGGCCAGCCAGCCCAGCCCACCACCGGTTCGCCCGGAACGCCGTCCCCTCGCCCCGCCCCTGCGCGCCGGCCTGGCCGCCGGCACCGCGCTCATCGCCCTGCTGCTGTTCGGCCTGCCGCTCGCCGCATCTGCCGTACTCGGCGGGGTCGTGTTCGCGGTGAGCGGGCTCCTCCCGGCCAGTGGCGGCGTGGCCCGCGGGCGTCAGGACCCGGCGCTGGCGGGCGCAGGGGGCAGCAGCGGCACGTTCTGGGGCAGCGACCCGGACAGCTGCGACCCCTCAGGATCAGACGGCGGCTGCGGCGACGGGGGGAGTTCGTGCGGCAGTTCCTGCGGCGGGGGCGGCTGCTCCAGTTGA
- a CDS encoding metallophosphoesterase — translation MRVYAIADLHLATVTPKPMTVFGPQWAGHPQAIFDQWRQTVRPEDLVLLPGDLSWAMRLPDAMVDLAPVAALPGTKVLLRGNHDYWWPTVSKLRAALPPGMLAVQNDAVRVGNVVVCGSRGWVTPGYEPLGAEDDRLLAREAERLSLSVQAARRLRQPGDHVLLMTHYPPASPPYLMNPLMGVIMDARPDLVVYGHLHGVPPERAMTHVNGIPAHLVAADGLRFRPKLLLDTGGDQSDSA, via the coding sequence ATGCGCGTGTATGCCATCGCCGACCTGCACCTCGCGACCGTCACCCCGAAGCCCATGACGGTCTTCGGGCCGCAGTGGGCCGGGCACCCGCAGGCGATCTTCGACCAGTGGCGCCAGACCGTGCGCCCGGAGGACCTGGTGCTGCTGCCCGGCGACCTGTCCTGGGCGATGCGCCTCCCGGACGCGATGGTGGACCTCGCGCCGGTCGCGGCCCTGCCGGGCACGAAGGTGCTGCTGCGCGGCAACCACGACTACTGGTGGCCCACCGTGTCCAAACTCCGCGCGGCCCTTCCGCCCGGGATGCTGGCCGTGCAGAACGACGCGGTGCGGGTGGGCAACGTGGTCGTGTGCGGCTCGCGCGGGTGGGTCACGCCCGGTTACGAGCCGCTGGGCGCCGAGGATGACCGCCTGCTCGCCCGCGAGGCCGAGCGGCTTTCCCTGAGCGTGCAGGCGGCCCGGCGGCTGCGGCAGCCCGGCGACCACGTCCTGCTGATGACGCACTACCCGCCGGCGTCCCCGCCGTACCTGATGAACCCGCTGATGGGCGTGATCATGGACGCCAGACCGGACCTGGTCGTGTACGGGCACCTGCACGGCGTGCCGCCCGAGCGGGCCATGACGCACGTGAACGGCATTCCCGCGCACCTGGTGGCGGCGGACGGGCTGCGCTTCCGGCCGAAACTGCTGTTGGACACCGGCGGGGATCAGAGCGACTCGGCCTGA